A genomic window from Shewanella vesiculosa includes:
- a CDS encoding DUF445 domain-containing protein, whose protein sequence is MNKSVLTNLIAAILMVVGYVLQQHIVMTIGLFALSGAITNWLAIHMLFEKVPGLYGSGVVPSRFEEFKAGIKHLMMKQFFTQENIDRFLTTSSASSIDLTPVIEKIDLAPSFDALVSTIEKSSFGGMLAMFGGTEALIPLKEPFIEKMKLSLVELAQSEEFNAILVNELEKPDVIADMQAKVANIVDQRLNELTPELVKQIIQDMIKTHLGWLVVWGGVFGGIIGAVAALLQQ, encoded by the coding sequence AAGAGCGTATTAACCAACCTTATTGCCGCCATTCTTATGGTGGTCGGGTATGTGTTACAGCAACACATTGTGATGACAATAGGTTTATTTGCATTGTCGGGCGCGATAACAAACTGGTTAGCTATCCACATGTTGTTTGAAAAAGTCCCTGGATTGTATGGCTCTGGCGTGGTTCCGTCACGATTTGAAGAGTTTAAAGCGGGCATTAAACATCTCATGATGAAGCAATTTTTTACTCAAGAGAATATTGATCGCTTTTTGACAACCAGCAGTGCTAGCAGTATCGATTTAACCCCTGTGATTGAAAAAATTGATTTAGCGCCATCATTTGATGCATTGGTGTCGACAATTGAAAAGTCATCGTTTGGTGGTATGTTAGCCATGTTTGGTGGCACCGAGGCGTTAATTCCGTTAAAAGAACCATTCATTGAAAAAATGAAGCTGTCTTTAGTGGAACTGGCCCAAAGTGAAGAGTTCAATGCAATTTTAGTTAATGAGCTTGAAAAACCGGATGTTATCGCCGATATGCAGGCGAAAGTGGCCAATATCGTTGACCAGCGTTTAAATGAGCTTACGCCAGAATTAGTCAAACAAATCATTCAAGATATGATTAAAACCCATTTAGGTTGGTTAGTGGTATGGGGCGGTGTATTTGGT